A section of the Gemmatimonadaceae bacterium genome encodes:
- a CDS encoding TfoX/Sxy family protein: MAVSANYRAFILEQLARVIPEVRGRGMFGGVGVYSATTFFALMDNDVLYFKVDDSNRPDFEKLRMPPFRPFGEGGEAMQYYEVPADVIEDLDALRAWADKALVVARRAKARKAKKAT; the protein is encoded by the coding sequence ATGGCGGTGAGTGCGAACTATCGCGCGTTCATTCTGGAACAGCTGGCGCGCGTCATCCCGGAGGTGCGCGGGCGCGGGATGTTCGGCGGTGTGGGCGTCTACAGCGCCACGACGTTCTTTGCGCTGATGGACAACGACGTGCTGTACTTCAAGGTCGATGACAGCAATCGCCCCGACTTCGAGAAGTTGCGCATGCCGCCCTTCCGCCCGTTCGGGGAAGGGGGCGAGGCCATGCAATACTACGAAGTGCCGGCCGATGTGATCGAAGATCTCGATGCGCTGCGCGCGTGGGCCGACAAGGCGCTGGTGGTGGCGCGTCGGGCCAAGGCACGCAAGGCCAAGAAGGCCACGTGA
- a CDS encoding YaeQ family protein — MALTSTMYAWEVQLAHVDRGVYETLDFRMAMHPSESAEYFVTRWLAYCLEYAEGIAFSKGVSDPDDPTVSIRDLTGTITTWIEIGAPDAARLHKARKAAPRVVVFNHKEPRVWLSQLADAKIHKAETLELYALDRDLVEAMVERLDRRMRCELSVTDGTIYVNIGGETLTGSLERLTLG, encoded by the coding sequence ATGGCGCTGACCTCCACCATGTACGCGTGGGAGGTCCAGCTCGCCCACGTCGATCGTGGCGTGTACGAGACGCTCGACTTCCGGATGGCGATGCACCCGTCGGAGAGCGCCGAGTACTTCGTGACGCGCTGGCTCGCGTACTGTCTCGAGTACGCCGAGGGCATCGCGTTCTCCAAGGGCGTCTCGGACCCCGACGACCCCACCGTCAGCATCCGCGATTTGACCGGCACGATCACGACCTGGATCGAGATCGGCGCGCCCGACGCGGCCCGGCTGCACAAGGCCCGCAAGGCGGCACCGCGGGTGGTCGTGTTCAACCACAAGGAGCCGCGCGTGTGGTTGAGCCAGCTGGCCGACGCCAAGATTCACAAGGCCGAGACGCTCGAGCTGTACGCGCTCGATCGCGATCTGGTGGAGGCGATGGTGGAGCGGCTCGATCGTCGCATGCGTTGCGAGCTCAGCGTCACCGATGGCACGATCTACGTGAACATCGGCGGGGAGACGCTGACGGGCTCCCTCGAACGGCTCACGCTGGGATAG
- a CDS encoding GlsB/YeaQ/YmgE family stress response membrane protein → MDIVTWLIVGLVAGVLASLIMGGVGLVGDIICGIIGAFVGGWIFRQLGVGSPFSGLAGVIFTAFIGAIVVLFILHLVAGRRRTVV, encoded by the coding sequence ATGGATATCGTGACGTGGCTCATCGTAGGGCTCGTGGCCGGCGTGCTGGCGTCGCTCATCATGGGCGGCGTCGGCCTGGTCGGCGACATCATCTGCGGCATCATCGGCGCCTTCGTGGGCGGGTGGATCTTCCGCCAACTCGGCGTGGGCAGCCCGTTCTCAGGGCTGGCCGGCGTGATTTTCACGGCGTTCATCGGGGCGATCGTGGTGCTGTTCATCCTGCACCTGGTCGCGGGAAGACGGCGGACGGTGGTGTGA
- a CDS encoding branched-chain amino acid transaminase: MSRISETQWIWRDGQFIPWADATIHVLAHSVQFGSSAFEGIRAYSTPKGPAVFRLREHLERLYHSCKIYRMEIPYTMDQLVEATRELVVRNGLDACYIRPMVVRGYGTAGMVPIGAPIETYLPCWPWGAYLGDEALDAGVDACIASWHRVQPNTIPAMAKIAGNYLSGQLIKMEALANGYAEGIALSPSGVVSEGSGQNVFCVSKGTIITTPLDGSILGGITRNTIMQLAADAGIPVKEMHIPREMLYMADEVFFTGTAAELTPVRSIDKITIGAGRVGPITKQMQTEYLGIAKGTIEDRHGWLTHCR, translated from the coding sequence ATGAGCCGCATTTCCGAGACGCAGTGGATCTGGCGCGATGGCCAGTTCATCCCGTGGGCCGACGCGACCATCCACGTGCTCGCGCACTCCGTTCAGTTCGGATCCTCCGCCTTTGAAGGGATCCGCGCCTACAGCACCCCCAAGGGGCCGGCGGTCTTCCGCCTGCGTGAGCATCTCGAGCGGCTCTACCACTCGTGCAAGATCTACCGGATGGAGATCCCGTACACGATGGATCAGCTGGTCGAGGCCACGCGCGAGCTCGTGGTGCGCAACGGTCTCGATGCCTGCTACATCCGCCCCATGGTCGTGCGCGGCTACGGCACGGCCGGCATGGTGCCGATCGGTGCGCCGATCGAGACGTATCTCCCCTGCTGGCCCTGGGGCGCCTACCTGGGTGACGAAGCGCTCGACGCTGGTGTGGACGCCTGCATCGCCAGCTGGCACCGGGTGCAGCCGAACACGATTCCGGCGATGGCCAAGATTGCCGGCAATTATCTGAGCGGCCAGCTCATCAAGATGGAAGCGCTCGCCAACGGCTACGCCGAAGGCATCGCGCTCTCACCGAGCGGCGTGGTGAGCGAAGGCTCCGGCCAGAACGTGTTCTGCGTCTCGAAGGGGACGATCATCACGACCCCGCTCGATGGCAGCATTCTGGGCGGCATCACGCGCAACACGATCATGCAGCTCGCCGCCGACGCCGGGATCCCGGTGAAGGAGATGCACATCCCGCGCGAGATGCTCTACATGGCCGACGAAGTGTTCTTCACCGGTACGGCCGCCGAGCTCACGCCGGTGCGCAGCATCGACAAGATCACGATCGGCGCCGGCCGCGTGGGTCCCATCACCAAGCAGATGCAGACCGAGTACCTCGGCATCGCGAAGGGGACGATTGAGGATCGGCATGGGTGGCTGACGCACTGCCGCTGA
- a CDS encoding SDR family oxidoreductase, with translation MDLGLQGKVAVVCGASKGIAYATAEEFAKEGCELVICSRDAASIEAARVKLEALGARVTAVAADLATQAGIEVLVARTMEEYGRADILVCNTGGPPPGPPMTQSWEDWTAASELLLRSVVELTRAFVPGMRERGWGRVVAITSIAVRKPQGNLILSNSLRAAVTGYLRTLADEVGKDGVTVNTVLPGFTATERLDGLATANASRSGASRDAIFAGWAAEAAVNRLGRPDELAAVIAFLCSARAGFVTGQAVLVDGGAMKTLL, from the coding sequence ATGGATCTCGGACTGCAGGGCAAAGTGGCGGTGGTGTGCGGCGCGAGCAAAGGCATTGCCTACGCCACCGCCGAAGAGTTTGCGAAGGAAGGGTGCGAGCTCGTGATCTGTTCGCGTGACGCCGCCTCGATCGAGGCGGCGCGCGTGAAGCTCGAGGCGCTGGGGGCGCGCGTGACGGCCGTGGCGGCCGACCTCGCGACGCAGGCCGGGATCGAGGTGCTCGTGGCGCGCACGATGGAGGAGTACGGCCGCGCCGACATCCTCGTGTGCAACACAGGTGGCCCGCCACCGGGTCCGCCGATGACCCAGAGCTGGGAGGACTGGACCGCCGCGAGTGAGCTGCTGCTGCGGAGCGTTGTGGAGCTGACGCGCGCGTTCGTCCCCGGCATGCGCGAGCGCGGGTGGGGGCGCGTCGTGGCCATCACGTCCATCGCTGTGCGCAAGCCGCAGGGCAACCTCATTCTCAGCAACAGTCTGCGCGCGGCGGTGACGGGCTATCTGCGCACGCTGGCCGATGAGGTCGGTAAGGACGGGGTCACCGTGAACACCGTCCTGCCGGGCTTTACCGCCACCGAGCGGCTCGACGGCCTCGCGACGGCGAACGCGTCACGCAGCGGGGCCAGCCGCGACGCGATCTTTGCCGGTTGGGCCGCCGAAGCGGCCGTGAACCGCCTCGGACGCCCCGATGAGCTCGCGGCCGTGATAGCTTTCCTCTGTTCGGCGCGCGCCGGATTCGTGACCGGCCAAGCCGTCCTGGTGGACGGCGGCGCGATGAAAACGCTGCTCTGA
- a CDS encoding cupin domain-containing protein: MSDVRKIAWEDLEIEEMTPLIGRRLIYTEKQMLAHVYLKQGAIVPAHDHINEQLTYIISGALRFWIGEHADNPGDTYVDVRAGEVLVIPSSVRHRAEALEDTLDVDIFNPPRQDWIEKTDAYLRTGIPMTGSR, from the coding sequence ATGTCCGACGTCCGCAAGATCGCCTGGGAAGATCTCGAGATCGAAGAGATGACGCCGCTCATCGGCCGTCGCCTCATCTACACCGAGAAGCAGATGCTCGCCCATGTGTATCTGAAGCAGGGCGCGATCGTGCCCGCGCATGATCACATCAACGAGCAGCTCACCTACATCATCAGCGGTGCGCTGCGCTTCTGGATCGGGGAGCACGCCGACAATCCGGGTGACACCTACGTGGATGTGCGCGCGGGCGAAGTGCTGGTGATTCCGAGCAGCGTGCGGCATCGCGCCGAAGCGCTCGAGGACACGCTGGATGTCGACATCTTCAATCCGCCGCGCCAGGACTGGATCGAGAAGACCGATGCGTATCTGCGCACCGGGATTCCGATGACCGGGAGCCGCTGA
- a CDS encoding NAD(P)H-binding protein, giving the protein MIVSVFGASSRLGHVLIEQADAAGLTMRLHYRAKPSEKVPASATVVVGSLSDPAAVREVLRGTDVALVLFGHKADARVPYCAAATKVIVAAMRALGQQRLIVVTDAMTGELPGNVGMGAKLMNMFTKRSAHDGMLEDREEQERVVRTSKLDGWTLVKPPKFMDGAGSGALKIGPAQTIGVGSKISRPTLAKALLAEAMTPQFAQQAVYVAEA; this is encoded by the coding sequence ATGATCGTTTCCGTTTTTGGTGCATCCTCGCGGCTTGGCCACGTCCTCATCGAACAGGCCGATGCCGCGGGGCTGACCATGCGTCTCCATTACCGCGCCAAGCCGTCCGAAAAGGTGCCCGCCTCGGCCACGGTGGTCGTGGGGTCCTTGTCCGACCCGGCGGCGGTGCGCGAAGTCCTGCGCGGCACCGACGTGGCACTGGTGCTGTTCGGACACAAAGCGGACGCGCGGGTCCCGTATTGCGCCGCGGCCACGAAGGTCATCGTGGCGGCCATGCGCGCGCTGGGGCAGCAGCGCCTCATCGTGGTGACGGATGCGATGACCGGTGAGCTCCCCGGCAATGTGGGGATGGGGGCCAAGCTGATGAACATGTTCACCAAGCGCTCGGCCCACGACGGCATGCTCGAGGACCGCGAGGAGCAGGAGCGGGTGGTGCGCACCTCCAAGCTCGACGGGTGGACGCTGGTGAAGCCGCCCAAGTTCATGGACGGCGCCGGCAGTGGCGCGCTCAAGATCGGGCCGGCGCAGACCATCGGCGTGGGGAGCAAGATCTCGCGCCCGACGCTCGCGAAGGCGCTGCTCGCCGAAGCGATGACGCCGCAGTTTGCGCAGCAGGCCGTGTACGTGGCCGAGGCCTGA
- a CDS encoding formate--tetrahydrofolate ligase: MTTAPLRVPSDIEIAQQATMRPITAVAADLGLGPDDIDQYGRYKAKLPLSLAAAPAKGRLVLVTAINPTPAGEGKSTVSVGLSQALRRLGKNAILCMREPSLGPVFGVKGGAAGGGYSQVLPMDDINLHFTGDFHAISSAHSLLSAMLDNQFYHGNALGLNPKAIAWPRTIDMNDRALRTAIIGVGAGNGTMREERWVIIPASEVMAILALATGPEDLEQRLGNIIVGTTSGTKQPVRARELGATGAMTLLLKDALRPNLVQTLEGGPAILHCGPFGNIAHGCNSLIATRAGLALGDIVVTEAGFGSDLGAEKFFDIKCRFGGLNPEAAVLVATVRSLKMQGGVPKNALDTENLTALEKGLPHLAHHVNNVRQFGVPVVVAINRRLTDTEAEVQMVHDYAAKLGVAVSMCNVWAEGGAGGEHLAREVLQLLDGKAAHFAPLYDTQQPIRAKVATIAAKVYGADGVDFSPSAEKSIDWLESIGMHDTPVCMAKTQYSLTDDATRLGTPKGFRITVNEVYGSAGAGFVVAKCGDIMTMPGLSKKPAAEGMRLRADGTIEGLS, translated from the coding sequence ATGACGACCGCCCCCCTCCGGGTCCCGAGCGACATCGAGATCGCCCAGCAGGCCACGATGCGCCCCATCACCGCCGTGGCGGCCGACCTCGGACTGGGACCGGACGACATCGACCAGTACGGGCGGTACAAAGCCAAGCTCCCGTTGTCCCTCGCCGCGGCGCCCGCCAAGGGGCGCCTGGTGCTGGTCACGGCGATCAACCCCACGCCGGCCGGCGAGGGCAAGAGCACCGTGAGCGTCGGGCTGTCGCAGGCGCTCCGGCGGTTGGGCAAGAACGCCATCCTGTGCATGCGCGAGCCAAGTCTCGGTCCGGTCTTTGGCGTCAAGGGCGGCGCGGCGGGCGGTGGCTACTCGCAGGTGCTGCCGATGGATGACATCAACCTGCACTTCACCGGCGACTTCCACGCCATCTCGAGCGCCCACAGCCTGCTGTCGGCCATGCTCGACAACCAGTTCTACCATGGCAACGCCCTTGGCCTGAACCCCAAGGCCATCGCCTGGCCGCGCACGATCGACATGAACGACCGCGCGCTGCGCACCGCCATCATTGGCGTCGGCGCCGGCAACGGCACCATGCGTGAAGAGCGCTGGGTCATCATTCCGGCCTCGGAAGTGATGGCCATTCTGGCGCTCGCCACCGGGCCGGAGGATCTCGAACAGCGCCTCGGCAACATCATCGTGGGCACCACCAGCGGCACCAAGCAGCCGGTGCGCGCGCGCGAACTGGGCGCGACCGGCGCCATGACGCTGCTCCTCAAGGACGCGCTGCGCCCCAATCTCGTGCAGACGCTCGAAGGCGGCCCCGCCATTCTGCACTGCGGTCCCTTCGGCAACATCGCCCACGGCTGTAACTCGCTCATCGCCACGCGCGCCGGTCTCGCGCTCGGTGACATCGTGGTCACCGAAGCCGGCTTCGGCAGCGACCTGGGCGCCGAGAAGTTCTTCGACATCAAGTGCCGCTTTGGCGGGCTCAATCCCGAAGCCGCCGTGCTCGTGGCGACCGTACGCTCACTCAAGATGCAGGGCGGCGTCCCGAAGAACGCGCTCGACACCGAGAATCTGACGGCGCTCGAGAAGGGGCTGCCGCATCTCGCCCATCACGTCAACAACGTGCGGCAGTTCGGCGTGCCGGTCGTGGTGGCGATCAACCGTCGTCTCACCGACACCGAGGCGGAAGTGCAGATGGTGCACGACTACGCCGCCAAGCTGGGTGTCGCGGTGTCGATGTGCAACGTGTGGGCCGAGGGCGGTGCCGGTGGCGAGCATCTCGCGCGCGAAGTGCTGCAGCTGCTCGACGGCAAGGCGGCCCACTTTGCGCCGCTCTACGACACGCAGCAGCCGATTCGCGCGAAGGTCGCCACGATCGCCGCAAAAGTTTACGGTGCCGACGGCGTGGATTTCAGCCCGAGCGCCGAGAAGAGTATCGACTGGCTCGAGAGCATCGGTATGCACGACACGCCGGTGTGCATGGCCAAGACGCAGTACTCGCTCACCGACGATGCCACGCGCCTCGGCACGCCGAAGGGATTCCGCATTACCGTGAACGAAGTCTACGGCAGCGCCGGCGCCGGCTTCGTGGTCGCCAAGTGCGGCGACATCATGACGATGCCCGGATTGTCGAAGAAGCCGGCGGCCGAGGGCATGCGCCTCCGGGCCGACGGCACCATCGAGGGATTGAGCTGA
- a CDS encoding hemin receptor — protein sequence MNPEAERLIRHTWMSLVPIRLKAAELFYDRLFAIDPSAKALFDDKPMHVQYEKFLQTVDTLVQMLDYPPQIIEDLQELSRRHVDYGVTLPQYETVGAALLWALEQGLGNDWTPEVKRAWTELYSFIGGVMKRAAAT from the coding sequence ATGAATCCTGAAGCCGAACGCCTCATCCGGCATACCTGGATGAGCCTCGTGCCGATTCGCCTCAAGGCCGCCGAGCTGTTTTACGATCGGCTGTTCGCCATCGATCCCTCGGCGAAGGCGCTGTTCGACGACAAGCCGATGCATGTGCAGTACGAGAAGTTTCTGCAGACCGTCGATACGCTCGTGCAGATGCTCGACTATCCGCCGCAGATCATCGAGGACCTGCAGGAGCTGTCGCGCCGCCACGTGGACTATGGCGTGACGTTGCCGCAGTACGAGACGGTGGGCGCCGCCCTGCTCTGGGCGCTCGAGCAGGGGCTGGGCAACGATTGGACGCCCGAGGTGAAGCGGGCGTGGACGGAGCTGTACAGCTTCATCGGTGGTGTGATGAAGCGCGCTGCCGCCACCTGA
- a CDS encoding YigZ family protein has protein sequence MSTRYPVPAGRHEVEQVIDRSRFRCTIERVRTTEEAQAFVKAMQATYPEATHNCWAYVVGAPGSTDRIGMSDDGEPHGTAGRPMLTVLAHSGIGEIAAVVTRWYGGIKLGTGGLVKAYGGAVQEALSTLQTVERVETADVTFEVSYAQVGAVLQALPTVPAEILAQTFEASASFTVRVPREQIPHLRSVVQDLTRGATHLEELRDES, from the coding sequence GTGAGCACCCGCTATCCGGTCCCCGCCGGCCGGCATGAGGTCGAGCAGGTCATCGACCGCAGCCGTTTCCGGTGCACGATCGAGCGGGTGCGCACCACCGAGGAGGCGCAGGCCTTCGTGAAGGCGATGCAGGCCACGTACCCCGAGGCGACCCACAATTGCTGGGCCTACGTGGTCGGTGCGCCCGGAAGTACGGACCGGATCGGCATGAGCGACGACGGCGAGCCGCATGGGACCGCGGGGCGCCCGATGCTCACGGTCCTCGCGCACAGCGGGATCGGCGAGATTGCCGCCGTCGTGACACGCTGGTACGGTGGCATCAAGCTCGGCACGGGCGGTCTGGTGAAGGCGTACGGTGGCGCGGTGCAGGAGGCACTCTCCACGCTCCAGACCGTGGAACGGGTGGAGACGGCGGACGTGACCTTCGAGGTTAGCTACGCCCAGGTGGGGGCCGTGCTCCAGGCGTTACCAACCGTCCCGGCGGAGATACTCGCGCAAACGTTCGAAGCGAGCGCATCTTTTACCGTGCGCGTCCCACGTGAACAAATCCCGCATCTGAGATCCGTGGTTCAGGATCTCACGCGTGGCGCGACCCACCTCGAAGAACTCCGCGATGAATCCTGA
- a CDS encoding DEAD/DEAH box helicase codes for MTNFSSLNLHPSLLRGLKDLGFARPTPIQAEAIPPALEGKDVLACAMTGSGKTYAFLLPILHQIMEKPRGKTRVLVLTPTRELAAQILESFNDVVVHTPLTGAAVFGGVGMGPQEHAFRTGVDVMIATPGRLLDHFRAPYGKLDALEYLVLDEADRMLDMGFLPDIKKVLRHLPTKKRQTLFFSATMPAPIASLAQEMLQKPVTLNLQRQAAPAKGITQAVYPVAADLKSALLVALLKRGDMPQALVFTRTKHRANRLASQLVTAGIKAERIHGNRSQSQRTQALAGFKDGTYQVLVATDIAARGIDVEALGHVVNFDVPVAAEDYIHRVGRTARAEATGEAFTFVSPDEEGELKLIERAIKKTLPRVTVPDFDYTAKPQAKLEVPLAERIAEIRKKKAEDRARAAEKAARRAAAQDAEASRRAKKEAGPRSGGSAPSSGAPSGANKNRRRRGPGGGGGGGGGGGGGAGGGRAGGRPSSRPSGPRSDSPYKS; via the coding sequence ATGACCAATTTCAGCAGTCTCAATCTGCACCCGAGCCTCCTGCGCGGCCTCAAGGATCTGGGCTTTGCCCGTCCCACGCCGATTCAGGCGGAGGCGATTCCGCCGGCCCTCGAAGGCAAGGACGTTCTCGCCTGCGCCATGACCGGCAGCGGCAAGACGTATGCGTTCCTCCTGCCGATTCTGCACCAGATCATGGAGAAGCCGCGCGGCAAGACGCGGGTGCTGGTGCTGACGCCCACGCGCGAACTCGCGGCGCAGATTCTCGAAAGCTTCAATGACGTGGTCGTGCACACGCCGCTGACCGGTGCCGCGGTGTTCGGCGGTGTGGGCATGGGGCCGCAGGAGCACGCCTTCCGCACCGGCGTCGATGTGATGATCGCCACGCCCGGGCGGCTGCTCGATCACTTCCGGGCGCCGTACGGCAAGCTCGATGCGCTCGAGTATCTCGTCCTCGACGAGGCCGACCGGATGCTCGACATGGGCTTCCTGCCGGACATCAAGAAGGTGCTGCGGCATCTGCCGACCAAGAAGCGGCAGACGCTCTTCTTCAGCGCGACCATGCCGGCGCCGATCGCGTCGCTCGCGCAGGAGATGCTGCAGAAGCCGGTGACGCTCAACCTCCAGCGTCAGGCGGCGCCGGCCAAGGGCATCACGCAGGCGGTGTATCCGGTGGCGGCCGATCTCAAGAGCGCGCTGCTCGTGGCGCTGCTCAAGCGCGGTGACATGCCGCAGGCGCTCGTCTTCACGCGCACGAAGCATCGCGCGAACCGGTTGGCGAGCCAGCTCGTGACCGCCGGCATCAAGGCCGAGCGCATTCATGGCAACCGCTCGCAGAGCCAGCGCACGCAGGCGCTCGCGGGCTTCAAGGACGGGACGTATCAGGTGCTCGTCGCTACCGACATCGCCGCCCGCGGCATCGATGTCGAAGCGCTCGGCCACGTGGTGAATTTCGACGTGCCCGTCGCCGCCGAAGACTACATCCACCGGGTCGGACGAACGGCGCGCGCCGAAGCGACCGGTGAGGCGTTCACGTTCGTGAGCCCGGATGAAGAGGGCGAGCTCAAGCTCATCGAACGCGCGATCAAGAAGACCTTACCGCGCGTGACGGTGCCCGACTTCGACTACACCGCCAAGCCGCAGGCCAAACTTGAGGTGCCGCTCGCCGAGCGCATCGCCGAGATTCGCAAGAAGAAGGCCGAAGATCGCGCGCGCGCCGCGGAGAAGGCGGCGCGTCGGGCGGCGGCGCAGGACGCCGAGGCGTCGCGTCGCGCCAAGAAGGAGGCCGGTCCCCGGAGCGGCGGCAGTGCGCCCAGTAGCGGCGCCCCGTCGGGCGCCAACAAGAATCGCCGTCGTCGCGGTCCGGGCGGTGGTGGTGGTGGCGGTGGCGGCGGTGGTGGTGGGGCCGGCGGTGGCCGCGCGGGCGGTCGCCCGAGCAGTCGCCCGAGTGGCCCCCGCTCCGACAGCCCGTACAAGTCGTAA
- a CDS encoding ABC transporter ATP-binding protein/permease, which translates to MNPPAKAKPKYDSKRAWGEARALMWEHRRSVGIGLILMLISRASGFVLPYSTKRVLDEVLPNKDVHLLGLIALAGLAATIVQSITGYALSQVVSVAAQQAIAKLREEVQGHLIRLPVRYFDSTKSGVLVNRVMNDPEGIRNLIGTGLIQLTGGILSATAALGVLIYLNWRLTLATVVFLLLFAVGMSIAFKRLRPIFRERSIIQAEVTGRLTETLGGIRLIKVYTAEEREKQVFGKGVQRLFENIAKTITGTSLTGTLGFAVVGVIGVIAMYVGGGDVIAGHMTLGSLLTFVFFIAMVTAPLVQVASIGTQITEAFAGLDRIRELRDMATEDQEDASKQDVPQVVGHVAFQNVSFEYEKDVPVLKHITFDAPAGTTTALVGSSGSGKSTLISLIMAFAQPQQGHITVDGKSVSDLKLRDYRRHLGVVMQDNFLFDGTVKENIAFTKPGATDDEIIQVAKIANAHEFISQFPQGYDTIVGERGVKLSGGQRQRVAIARAILADPRVLILDEATSSLDSESEHLIQEGLRRLRAGRTTFVIAHRLSTITSSNQILVLEKGEIVERGTHQQLLALGGRYRDLYNRQYQLEQDQFINPGEEIAATG; encoded by the coding sequence ATGAATCCGCCAGCCAAGGCCAAGCCCAAGTACGACAGCAAGCGCGCCTGGGGTGAAGCGCGCGCCCTCATGTGGGAGCACCGCCGGTCCGTCGGGATTGGTCTCATCCTGATGCTGATCAGCCGCGCGTCGGGGTTTGTGCTCCCCTATAGCACGAAGCGGGTGCTCGATGAGGTGCTGCCGAACAAGGACGTGCATCTCCTGGGGCTGATTGCGCTGGCGGGTCTGGCGGCCACGATCGTGCAGTCCATTACCGGCTATGCGCTGTCGCAGGTGGTGAGTGTCGCCGCGCAGCAGGCCATCGCGAAGCTGCGTGAGGAAGTGCAGGGGCATCTGATTCGCCTGCCGGTGCGCTACTTCGACAGCACCAAGAGCGGCGTGTTGGTGAATCGCGTGATGAATGACCCCGAAGGGATTCGCAATCTCATCGGCACCGGGCTCATTCAGCTCACGGGCGGTATTCTGAGCGCGACGGCGGCGCTCGGCGTGCTCATCTACCTGAACTGGCGCCTCACGCTGGCCACGGTGGTGTTCCTGCTCCTCTTCGCGGTGGGGATGAGCATTGCCTTCAAGCGGCTGCGTCCGATCTTCCGCGAGCGGAGCATCATTCAGGCCGAAGTCACGGGTCGCCTGACCGAAACACTCGGCGGCATTCGCCTCATCAAGGTCTACACGGCGGAAGAGCGTGAGAAGCAGGTGTTCGGCAAGGGCGTGCAGCGGCTCTTCGAGAACATCGCCAAGACCATTACCGGGACATCGCTCACCGGCACGCTGGGGTTTGCCGTGGTGGGCGTGATTGGCGTGATCGCGATGTACGTCGGTGGTGGCGACGTGATCGCCGGTCACATGACGCTGGGGTCCCTGCTCACGTTCGTCTTCTTCATTGCCATGGTGACGGCGCCGCTGGTGCAGGTGGCCAGCATCGGCACGCAGATCACCGAAGCGTTCGCGGGGCTGGACCGTATCCGCGAGCTGCGCGACATGGCCACCGAAGATCAGGAAGACGCCAGCAAGCAGGATGTCCCGCAGGTCGTGGGGCACGTGGCGTTTCAGAATGTGAGCTTCGAATACGAGAAGGATGTGCCGGTCCTCAAGCACATCACCTTCGATGCCCCGGCCGGGACGACGACCGCGCTGGTTGGCTCGAGTGGGAGCGGCAAGAGCACGCTCATTTCCCTCATCATGGCGTTCGCCCAGCCGCAGCAGGGCCACATCACCGTGGACGGCAAGTCGGTGAGCGACCTCAAGCTGCGCGACTATCGCCGCCATCTGGGCGTGGTCATGCAGGACAACTTCCTCTTTGACGGCACGGTGAAGGAGAACATCGCCTTTACCAAGCCCGGCGCGACCGACGACGAGATCATCCAGGTCGCGAAGATCGCCAACGCCCACGAATTCATCTCGCAGTTCCCGCAGGGCTACGACACCATCGTGGGCGAACGCGGGGTCAAGCTCTCCGGTGGGCAACGGCAGCGTGTGGCTATTGCGCGCGCCATTCTGGCCGATCCGCGGGTGCTCATTCTCGATGAGGCGACGTCGAGTCTCGACTCCGAGAGCGAGCACCTTATCCAGGAAGGGCTGCGCCGTCTGCGTGCGGGGCGCACCACCTTCGTGATTGCGCATCGCCTCTCGACGATCACGAGCAGCAATCAAATCCTGGTGCTCGAGAAGGGCGAGATCGTGGAGCGCGGCACGCATCAGCAGCTGCTGGCGCTCGGTGGCCGGTACCGGGACCTGTACAACCGGCAGTATCAGCTCGAACAGGACCAGTTCATCAATCCCGGTGAGGAGATCGCCGCGACGGGGTAA